The Tenebrio molitor chromosome 3, icTenMoli1.1, whole genome shotgun sequence genome contains a region encoding:
- the LOC138126713 gene encoding regucalcin-like produces MIITINLISLYLSFYLAVNNCLSSPQLYQITHPVDHAEGPTWDDRKGLLYFVDIHAGNVYSYEYATRETHFVHLDGEVSPVVPSKNNPDLLIVGLNRTVVALDWDGKSNFCQIKPLTTVSKQFPTSRFNDGKADKQGRLWFGTIGFEDSRGVTPNHGVLYKMTRDNLDNPAVMIAPVNVSNGLAWNKANNKFYYIDTPTRKVIEYDYDDEKGEINSGRVVFDLGLYNSVTGFPDGMTTDEEDNLWIALYGGGAVIKVDPKTNYLLQIIAIPADAVTSVMWGGPHLDTLFVTTSRFRLTEEQRAMQPLAGSVFALVGLGTKGRHVFEADIVDTI; encoded by the exons ATGATcataacaataaatttaatttccttGTATCTGTCATTCTATTTGGCTGTTAACAACTG CCTATCCAGTCCGCAGTTGTACCAAATAACACATCCGGTGGATCACGCAGAAGGTCCAACATGGGACGATCGGAAAGGTCTTTTGTACTTCGTCGACATTCACGCTGGAAACGTTTACTCATACGAATATGCAACAAGAGAAACACACTTTGTTCATCTGGACGGGGAAGTTTCTCCCGTTGTTCCGTCAAAGAATAATCCGGATCTGTTAATCGTCGGCTTGAACAGAACCGTGGTGGCCTTAGATTGGGACggtaaaagtaatttttgccaaATTAAACCTTTGACAACTGTATCGAAACAATTCCCCACGAGTCGCTTCAATGATGGCAAAGCGGACAAACAAGGTCGTCTGTGGTTTG GAACTATCGGATTTGAAGATTCAAGAGGAGTAACCCCCAATCACGGAGTATTGTATAAAATGACTCGAGACAACCTAGACAATCCTGCTGTTATGATAGCTCCTGTGAACGTAAGCAACGGCCTTGCTTGGAACAAGGCCAACAATAAATTCTACTATATAGATACCCCAACTCGCAAAGTAATCGAATATGATTACGATGACGAAAAAGGTGAAATTAACAGCGGTCGTGTGGTCTTTGATCTCGGGCTGTATAACTCAGTTACCGGTTTTCCTGACGGTATGACCACAGACGAAGAAGACAATTTATGGATTGCTCTTTACGGCGGAGGCGCTGTAATAAAAGTTGATCCCAAAACGAACTACCTTCTGCAAATCATTGCTATCCCCGCAGATGCTGTCACGTCCGTGATGTGGGGTGGTCCACATCTCGACACTCTCTTTGTGACGACATCGAGATTCAGATTGACTGAAGAGCAAAGAGCGATGCAACCGTTGGCTGGAAGTGTCTTTGCCTTGGTCGGTTTGGGAACGAAAGGACGACATGTTTTTGAAGCCGACATTGTCGAcaccatttaa
- the LOC138126710 gene encoding regucalcin-like: protein MKTSIIFVTIWALVRAVPGPGVYQLTDPVDHSESPTWDTRNNILYFVNIHEGEIYKYDYETGQIDSIKLDGEVAPAIPSKADPNLLIAGLNRSVVAVEWNSESPATDRRILTTVSTEFPTSRFNDGKADKEGRLWIGTMGYEGPNGLTPDEGVFYEMTCDNFDPPLIKIAPVNISNGLAWNKANDKLYYIDTPTGQVVEYSYNNEKGEISDRRVAFDMNDHIGVITGSPDGMTIDEDDNLWVALYGGGAVIKVDSSSGDLLQVVALPAEDVTSAMWGGPDLDVLFVTTSRYSLTEEEKQQQPAAGAVFAVIGLDTKGLPMYDVDLLQSINDQDCGSDKL, encoded by the exons atgaaaacgtcAATCATTTTCGTCACCATATGGGCCCTTGTGCGAGC TGTACCAGGTCCGGGAGTTTATCAACTCACGGATCCAGTAGATCACTCTGAATCTCCCACTTGGGATACAAGAAACAACATCTTGTATTTTGTTAACATCCACGAGGGAGAAATATACAAGTATGATTACGAAACGGGACAAATCGATTCAATAAAACTAGACGGAGAAGTGGCTCCTGCTATTCCTTCAAAAGCAGACCCCAATCTCTTGATCGCAGGGTTGAATAGATCTGTTGTGGCGGTCGAATGGAACAGTGAATCACCAGCCACAGACAGAAGAATATTAACCACTGTCTCAACTGAATTCCCAACAAGTAGATTTAATGACGGAAAAGCGGACAAAGAAGGAAGATTATGGATTG GCACCATGGGATACGAAGGTCCAAATGGACTAACCCCCGACGAGGGTGTCTTCTACGAAATGACTTGTGACAACTTTGACCCTCCCTTAATTAAAATAGCTCCCGTTAACATCAGCAATGGACTTGCGTGGAACAAAGCTAACGACAAACTCTATTACATAGACACCCCTACTGGACAAGTTGTAGAATACTCTTATAACAATGAGAAAGGAGAAATAAGCGATCGACGAGTGGCTTTCGACATGAATGATCACATTGGTGTTATAACTGGTAGTCCAGACGGAATGACCATCGATGAAGATGATAATCTGTGGGTGGCTTTGTACGGAGGTGGTGCTGTAATTAAAGTAGATTCATCCAGTGGTGACCTTTTGCAAGTTGTGGCCTTGCCAGCTGAAGATGTGACTTCAGCTATGTGGGGAGGGCCTGATTTAGATGTTCTTTTCGTCACAACTTCAAGATATTCGCTTACAGAAGAAGAAAAGCAGCAACAGCCGGCGGCTGGTGCAGTTTTTGCAGTGATTGGGTTAGACACTAAAGGGTTGCCTATGTACGATGTAGATCTTTTGCAGTCGATAAACGATCAG gaTTGTGGCAGCGACAAACTGTAG
- the mRpL55 gene encoding large ribosomal subunit protein mL55, with product MFPKNILKTLVPVRLLSCHSASITRPHRLTYKRTYPTVLVNPDGSTINISYHEPRQIIKLPLNIWTLSEAQRKARLEARKPKKKVKIVDDIEDTYDANKYLKYLKK from the exons ATGTTTccgaaaaatatattgaaaacCCTTGTGCCGGTGCGACTTTTAAGTTGTCATTCGGCTAGTATTACCAGACCCCACAGATTAACTTACAAAAGGACATATCCTACTGTTCTCGTTAACCCAGATGGGTCGACCATTAACATTAGTTACCACGAGCCTAGACAAATTATCAAG TTGCCGTTAAATATTTGGACTCTCAGTGAGGCACAAAGAAAAGCAAGATTGGAAGCAAGAAAACCAAAGAAAAAGGTGAAGATTGTGGACGATATTGAAGACACGTACGATGCCaataaatatttgaagtaTCTGAAAAAGTAG